The DNA region CTTCGTCTTCCTCCTCGCCTTCCTGCCGGCCGCGCTGATCCTGCACGGGCTGGTGGCGCGCGCCGCGCCCGCGTGGCGGCTGCCGCTCCTCGTCGTCCTGTCCTTCGTGTTCTACGGCTGGTGGGACATCCGGTTCGTGCCGCTGCTGGCCGGGTCGATCCTCGCGAACTGGTGCGTGGCCCGGGCCTATCGCCGGTGGCCCGGCCGCTGGCTGATCCCGGCGGCGATCGCCGCCAACCTCGCGCTGCTCGGCGTGTTCAAGTACCTCGACTTCGCGGCCGACCTCGCCAACCTGATCCCCGGCCTGGAGGCGCAGCGGCTCGGCCTCGCCCTGCCGCTCGGCATCTCGTTCTTCACCTTCCACCACATCATGTATCTGGCCGACCTGCGGGCCGGCCGCGCGCCGGGCTTCGGGCTCGTGAAGTACGCCCTCTACATCGCCTTCTTCCCGCAGGTTCTCGCCGGCCCGCTCGTGCGCTGGAGCGAGATCATGCACCAGTTCGACGAGGCGCCCTACGCGCGGCCCGACGCCGCCGAGCGCTTCGCCCGCGGGCTGATGCTGCTCACGGTCGGCCTCGCCAAGAAGGTGTTCCTCGGCGACCCGCTCGCGGAGTACGTCAACCCGGTGTTCCAGGCCGCCGCCGCCGGCAAGGCCGTCACGGTGGTGGAGGCGTGGCAGGCCACGCTCGGCTTCACCTTCCAGATCTACTTCGACTTCTCCGGCTACACCGACATGGCGCTGGGCATCGCGCTGCTGTTCGGCCTCGTCCTGCCGCAGAACTTCGACGTGCCCTACCGCGCCACGTCGCTCCGCGAATTCTGGCGGCGCTGGCACATGACCCTGTCGCGCTTCCTGCGCGACTACCTCTACATCCCGATGGGCGGGAACCGGCGCGGCTTGCCGCGGCAAGTCGGGGCGCTCGTGGCCACGATGACGCTCGGCGGCCTCTGGCACGGGGCGGGCCTGACCTTCCTCGCCTGGGGCGCGCTGCACGGGATCGGCCTCGGGGCCGGGGTCCTGGCGCGCCGGGCCCGGATCGCGATCCCCGCACCCCTCGGCTGGGCGCTCACCAGCCTGTTCGTCGTGCTGACCTGGGTGCTATTCCGGGCGACGAGCTTCGAGGCGGCCCTCGCGATCTTCAAGGGGCTGTTCGGGCTGGCGCCCAGGGGTTCCGGCTTCAAGTGGCGGACCATCGCGGTCGCCGCGCTGGTCGCGACGGTCGGACCCACAGCCTGGAACGCGGTGCACCGCCTGCCGCCGCGGCGGCTCCTCGCCTACGGCTTCGCGCTGCTGTTCGTGCTCGTCCTGCTCAAGATCGGCGACGACGCGAACTACGAGTTCATCTACTTCCAGTTCTGAGGATGGCGCCCGCACCCCCCACGACCGACCGGGACTGGCGCGGCTTCGCCCGCACCCTGTTCCTGTCGACGGTCTTCCTGTTCGCGGGCTACCTGGCGCTCGCCGTGCTGGTCGATCCCTACGATACCGGCCGCTCGGCGCTGCTGTCCCGGGGCACGGTGCGGCCGCAGGGACCCCGCACCGCCTCGGCCGTCCGCGGCCGCGACCCGGCCTACGCGGGCGTGGTGATCGGCAATTCGCACATCCAGCTCATCGAACCGGCGGCCCTGACGCGGCTGACCGGCATCCCGTTCCTCCAGCTCTCGGTGCCGGCCACCGGCCCCTCCGAGCAATTCGCCCTGTTGGGATGGTACCTGCAGCACCATGCCCGCCCCGCCGCGATCGTGCTCTCGGCCGACGCGTTCTGGTGCGCGGACGACCCGTCCTTCCCGAGCGAGCACGGCTTTCCCTACTGGCTCGTGGGCGACTGGCCCGCCTACCTGCGGGGGCTGATCCGCTTCTCGGCCGCGCAGGAGACGGTCAACCGCCTGGGCTGGCTCCTGAACCCGCGCCGCAAGACCGCCGCGGCCGACGGCTGGTGGGATTACGAGCGCAACTACCTGAGCCAGGGCTTCGGCGTCGATCCCGCCAAGAAGGCGGCCCTTGAGAAGCCGGTCGGGCCCGAGCCGGAGCCGCACCACGGCGGCCCGTTCCCGATCGCGGCGCGCCTGCGCGCCGAGCTGACCCGGATCCCGGCGGAGACGCCGGTCGTGGTGGTGTTCCCGCCGGTCTACGCCCGCGGCGAGCCGCCGCCCGGCAGCCCCCGGGCGCGGGCCGAGGCGGCCTGCCGGGCCGAGGTGCGCGCCGTGCTGGCGACTCACGCCCCGAGCGCGGTGGTCGACTGGCGCGACGGCCGTCCCGCGGCGGCCGATCCCGACCAGTTCTTCGACCAGACCCATTACAGGCTGCCGATCGCCCGGAGCCTGACGACCGAGATCGCCGAGGCGATCGTACGGTTGCGGACCAGATGACAGCGTAAAACATCTGTACCGTGGCCTGTTTGCCGCACGCGGCGATGCAGTGACAGCCAGTTACAGCCCCTGCATCCGTGTGCGTTGTGGCGCTGAGGCACCTCGACTATACGGCACCTCACGTTATCGCCGCACACCGGCCATCCCCTGGTGGGCGGTTTACCATCCAGCGAGGGTGACGCATGGCGAAGGTGCAGCTGGAGGACGGCTACGTCCCGTCCGACGACGAGCCCTTCATGAACGACCGGCAGCGCGAATATTTTCGGCGCAAGCTGCTGAGCTGGAAGAACGACATCCTGCGCGAGGCGCAGGATACGCTGGTGGCGCTGCAGAGCGAGAACGAGAACCACCCCGACCTCGCCGACCGCGCGTCCTCCGAGACGGACCGGGCGATCGAGCTGCGGGCCCGGGACCGCCAGCGCAAGCTGACCGGCAAGATCGACGCGGCGCTGGCCCGGATCGAGGACGGGTCCTACGGGTTCTGCGAGGAGACCGGCGAACCGATCTCCCTGCGCCGCCTCGACGCGCGGCCGATCGCGACCCTGTCGCTCGAGGCCCAGGAGCGGCACGAACGCCGCGAGCGCGTCTACCGCGACGACTGATCGGGACTCGGCCGCGCGCCGGATCCCGCGCTCCCCCGGCGCGACGCCTACTGCGTGAGCCGCAGCGCGCCGATGCTCGCCTGGATCGACTTGAAGGCC from Methylobacterium sp. NMS14P includes:
- a CDS encoding MBOAT family O-acyltransferase, which produces MLFNSFVFLLAFLPAALILHGLVARAAPAWRLPLLVVLSFVFYGWWDIRFVPLLAGSILANWCVARAYRRWPGRWLIPAAIAANLALLGVFKYLDFAADLANLIPGLEAQRLGLALPLGISFFTFHHIMYLADLRAGRAPGFGLVKYALYIAFFPQVLAGPLVRWSEIMHQFDEAPYARPDAAERFARGLMLLTVGLAKKVFLGDPLAEYVNPVFQAAAAGKAVTVVEAWQATLGFTFQIYFDFSGYTDMALGIALLFGLVLPQNFDVPYRATSLREFWRRWHMTLSRFLRDYLYIPMGGNRRGLPRQVGALVATMTLGGLWHGAGLTFLAWGALHGIGLGAGVLARRARIAIPAPLGWALTSLFVVLTWVLFRATSFEAALAIFKGLFGLAPRGSGFKWRTIAVAALVATVGPTAWNAVHRLPPRRLLAYGFALLFVLVLLKIGDDANYEFIYFQF
- the dksA gene encoding RNA polymerase-binding protein DksA gives rise to the protein MAKVQLEDGYVPSDDEPFMNDRQREYFRRKLLSWKNDILREAQDTLVALQSENENHPDLADRASSETDRAIELRARDRQRKLTGKIDAALARIEDGSYGFCEETGEPISLRRLDARPIATLSLEAQERHERRERVYRDD